In Brassica oleracea var. oleracea cultivar TO1000 unplaced genomic scaffold, BOL UnpScaffold00703, whole genome shotgun sequence, one genomic interval encodes:
- the LOC106319939 gene encoding glutathione S-transferase T3-like has translation MDSNPFTHTGNFVDLLHSQQSISFANYEDISTLSSSQHPSLHRDDVGERRERKTWTPTDDILVISSWLNTSKDPVVSNEQKAGTFWKRVAACFNASPKAAGGEERTPNNCKQRWHKINDLVCKFCDAYEAATRKKSSGCNENDVLRRAHEIFHNNHKKKFTLEHAWKELRNDQKWGEVSSAKNDGSSKKRKCEDGADSSACQPSETKHPAGVKASKARGKKTMSEENSVNGFQSMWDIKQKDLEVKDRLSNMSILESLIAKKEPL, from the coding sequence ATGGATTCCAATCCATTTACGCATACAGGAAACTTTGTTGATCTACTTCATAGTCAACAAAGTATTTCTTTTGCTAACTATGAAGATATCTCAACTCTGTCTTCATCTCAACATCCTTCTCTTCACAGGGATGATGTAGGTGAGCGTCGGGAACGGAAGACGTGGACTCCTACTGATGATATTCTGGTGATCAGCTCGTGGCTCAACACCAGCAAAGATCCAGTGGTTTCGAACGAGCAAAAAGCAGGCACCTTCTGGAAAAGAGTTGCAGCCTGTTTCAACGCGAGTCCAAAGGCAGCTGGGGGAGAGGAGAGAACGCCTAATAACTGTAAGCAGCGTTGGCACAAGATCAACGACTTGGTCTGCAAATTCTGTGACGCGTACGAAGCTGCAACTAGGAAGAAAAGTAGTGGTTGCAATGAGAATGATGTCCTCAGAAGAGCTCATGAGATTTTCCACAACAACCATAAAAAGAAATTCACTTTGGAGCATGCTTGGAAGGAATTGCGAAACGACCAGAAGTGGGGTGAAGTTTCAAGTGCTAAAAACGATGGAAGCTCTAAGAAAAGGAAGTGTGAAGACGGTGCAGACTCATCGGCCTGTCAACCATCTGAAACCAAGCATCCCGCGGGTGTTAAAGCATCAAAGGCCCGTGGGAAGAAGACTATGAGTGAGGAGAATTCAGTGAATGGGTTTCAAAGTATGTGGGACATTAAACAGAAGGATTTGGAAGTGAAGGACAGGTTGTCGAATATGAGTATACTTGAGTCTCTTATTGCAAAGAAAGAACCTCTATAG